A window of the Vibrio pomeroyi genome harbors these coding sequences:
- a CDS encoding SLC13 family permease — MFDSQLLIAVLVVALLVALVVFHIRPLLAFAAVGAALFIIGAVDQTVYLDGFTNGSLITLMVLIICSFAIEKTYHVRHLGASLFNGKFVPNYVKLLVVSSFTSAFSNNTAVVATLMGCIKKNLPSNASKYLLPLSYASILGGTLTLVGTSTNLIVSGFAQEAGLAPFSMLTTTPVAIVVVGVCLVCLLCCIPLLPSSKTQEQHRENTSYFIEAQVRVVVNGQSLVGKTVFENGLRDLGSLYLSEIIRQGGVITPVSPKEVLQPNDRLLFSGDVGALETLQQFKGLKTVGIVSEQDTHIGQTVEAILVADSVVVGKTIKQVKFRSLFDASVIGIRRGNQKLSGGLGSTVLQAGDMLLLAIGNDFKDRNNLKRNFVFLDGADFGNNSGEQQTLSKAKSCWVLGGFVAVIGLSAIGLLPLLKGLLILLGAYVVTGVLNVQYVRRRIPFEIIVIVGSALALAHAMQMSGLADTVSGALLTLTNGYGVHGAFIGVFLATLLLTELITNNAAAAIIFPIALATAQQYGADPMPFVMAVAFGASASFLSPFGYQTNLMVYSAGNYSIKDYVKLGLPLSIVYSITALVMIPVVYPF; from the coding sequence ATGTTTGATTCTCAATTATTAATCGCTGTATTAGTTGTCGCGTTGCTTGTTGCTTTAGTTGTGTTCCATATACGACCGTTGTTGGCGTTTGCGGCTGTTGGTGCTGCACTGTTTATTATTGGTGCAGTTGACCAAACCGTATACCTCGATGGTTTTACCAACGGTTCTTTAATTACGTTGATGGTGTTGATCATTTGTAGTTTCGCGATTGAGAAAACCTATCATGTGCGCCATTTAGGGGCATCGTTGTTCAATGGCAAGTTTGTCCCGAACTACGTTAAGTTATTGGTAGTTAGCAGCTTTACCTCTGCTTTTTCTAATAACACAGCGGTAGTGGCAACGTTAATGGGATGTATAAAGAAGAACTTACCGAGCAATGCCAGCAAGTATTTATTGCCACTTTCTTATGCTTCTATCTTAGGGGGGACGTTAACGTTGGTTGGTACTTCGACTAACTTAATTGTCTCTGGTTTTGCTCAAGAAGCAGGGTTAGCGCCGTTCTCTATGCTGACGACTACGCCTGTGGCGATTGTAGTAGTCGGGGTGTGTTTAGTTTGTTTGTTATGTTGTATTCCATTGCTTCCATCGAGTAAGACCCAAGAGCAACATCGAGAAAATACGAGTTACTTTATTGAAGCTCAAGTTCGAGTTGTTGTTAACGGCCAATCATTAGTTGGTAAAACGGTCTTTGAGAACGGGTTGCGCGATTTGGGTTCTTTGTATTTGAGTGAAATCATTCGCCAGGGCGGTGTGATTACGCCGGTATCACCAAAAGAAGTGCTGCAACCAAATGACAGGTTGTTATTCAGTGGTGATGTTGGTGCATTAGAAACTTTGCAGCAGTTTAAAGGCTTAAAGACTGTGGGTATTGTGAGTGAACAAGACACGCATATTGGCCAAACAGTTGAAGCGATACTCGTGGCAGATTCGGTCGTGGTGGGTAAAACGATTAAACAAGTGAAATTCAGATCTCTGTTTGATGCGTCTGTTATTGGTATTCGCCGTGGTAACCAAAAGCTAAGCGGTGGCTTGGGTAGTACTGTGTTGCAAGCGGGTGATATGTTGCTTCTGGCTATCGGGAATGATTTTAAAGATAGGAATAACCTAAAGCGTAATTTTGTTTTCCTTGATGGGGCTGACTTTGGTAATAATTCAGGTGAGCAACAAACTCTTTCTAAAGCTAAGTCTTGCTGGGTGCTTGGCGGTTTTGTAGCTGTGATAGGGTTGTCGGCTATTGGACTGTTGCCACTACTTAAAGGTTTACTGATTTTGCTGGGCGCCTATGTGGTAACGGGTGTATTGAATGTTCAATACGTTCGTCGTCGTATCCCGTTTGAAATTATTGTGATTGTGGGCAGTGCATTGGCTTTGGCTCATGCCATGCAAATGAGTGGGTTAGCGGATACGGTGAGCGGTGCTTTGCTGACGTTGACTAACGGGTATGGCGTGCACGGAGCGTTTATTGGGGTGTTCTTGGCAACGTTGTTGCTTACAGAGTTAATCACCAATAATGCAGCGGCGGCGATCATTTTTCCTATTGCTCTTGCGACAGCGCAGCAATATGGCGCAGACCCAATGCCGTTTGTTATGGCGGTTGCTTTTGGGGCGAGTGCGAGCTTTCTTTCGCCGTTTGGCTATCAAACTAACTTGATGGTGTATTCGGCAGGTAATTATTCTATTAAAGATTATGTGAAGCTGGGTTTGCCACTTTCGATTGTGTATTCCATTACCGCGTTAGTGATGATTCCGGTGGTGTATCCGTTTTAG
- a CDS encoding DHH family phosphoesterase codes for MHYDVFNGDADGIIALLQLRLSEPKESVLITGVKRDIKLLSQVDAQKGVSSVTVLDVSMEKNQDALRSLLDEKIDVFYCDHHRTGEVPDSSYLETLIDTAPECCTSLLINQKLNGEHVAWAIAAAFGDNLKAVANLLAVENGFDESQIAFLEELGTLVNYNGYGASLDDLHFTPVELYQALYQYPNPFALLNDEDSVFYRLRAAYQNDHQQVSSLVPVHENEAVRVFELPSETWARRISGVFGNEIVNQDPNRAQAVLTQNQDGVSYMVSLRAPLSNRTGADEVCSSFETGGGRKAAAGINVLPVADKQRFIQVLTDYYSS; via the coding sequence ATGCATTACGATGTATTCAATGGAGACGCAGATGGTATTATTGCGTTGTTGCAACTGCGCTTGAGTGAACCAAAAGAAAGTGTGCTTATTACTGGCGTGAAGCGAGATATTAAGTTGCTTTCCCAAGTAGACGCTCAAAAGGGTGTTTCTTCGGTTACGGTATTAGATGTATCGATGGAGAAAAACCAAGATGCGTTGCGTTCGCTGTTGGATGAAAAAATCGATGTGTTCTATTGCGACCACCATCGTACTGGTGAAGTGCCTGATTCTTCATACCTTGAAACCTTAATCGATACCGCGCCTGAGTGTTGTACTAGCTTGTTAATCAATCAAAAGCTCAATGGCGAGCATGTGGCGTGGGCAATTGCTGCGGCCTTCGGTGACAACCTTAAAGCGGTTGCTAATCTGCTTGCGGTAGAAAATGGTTTTGATGAGTCACAAATTGCGTTCTTAGAAGAGTTGGGTACCTTGGTGAATTATAACGGGTACGGGGCATCATTGGATGATTTGCACTTCACGCCTGTTGAACTTTACCAAGCGCTTTATCAATACCCGAATCCGTTTGCTCTTTTAAATGATGAAGATTCGGTGTTCTATCGTTTGCGTGCGGCCTACCAAAATGACCATCAACAAGTATCAAGCCTTGTACCTGTTCACGAGAACGAGGCGGTACGAGTGTTTGAACTACCGAGTGAAACTTGGGCAAGGCGTATTAGCGGTGTGTTTGGTAATGAGATCGTTAACCAAGATCCGAACCGCGCTCAGGCTGTGTTGACGCAAAACCAAGATGGTGTGTCTTACATGGTGAGTTTGCGTGCGCCGTTGTCGAATAGAACAGGGGCTGATGAGGTGTGTTCTAGTTTTGAAACCGGCGGTGGGAGAAAGGCTGCTGCTGGTATTAATGTTTTGCCAGTAGCGGATAAGCAGCGTTTTATTCAAGTGTTAACGGATTATTATTCGAGCTAG
- a CDS encoding O-antigen ligase family protein, producing the protein MRLNNFSFYSLLTLLIWLPIPLGSNRIWAWSIAGIWVGVTLLTTMFSYRSHWQAFPWPRLNQFKWLLLPIALFQLWGAMQLMPLPEPALASLSPMAAKTYSQLNEITNVQGIGQVSVDPFSTYISLVKGLIYMLFTLLSIVLIDSKKRIQCVLSALLFSGCLQAVYGAMVLLFGFEFSPIFGIRLPDVATGSFIYKNHLANYMMMCLCLGAGLLVSQLHVTPSGSWHTRIQRWVLGLISNKMIVRCGLIMMVIALVMTRSRMGNTAFFAATLIGGFTALIFYNKKPRALVALVISLVLIDTVVVGSLFGLAKVKDRLEQTALTKETRDEVVEWGSLMVEQAPITGYGLGSFQSTFPKFSLANIGYYDHAHNEYLQFAVEAGIPMTLMLGCMCIVALIKAVQTMRKRRSKTMKGTALGCYMAIVGMLIHISVDFNLQPSANAMTFLMVLILVGVTSVLPSNPCLTSSHGLVPSHSYSQQKASDV; encoded by the coding sequence ATGCGCTTAAACAATTTTAGCTTTTACAGCTTACTCACGTTGTTGATTTGGCTACCGATTCCTTTAGGGTCTAACCGTATTTGGGCGTGGTCTATTGCGGGGATTTGGGTTGGCGTTACGCTACTGACTACGATGTTCAGTTACCGTTCTCATTGGCAAGCATTTCCTTGGCCGCGCTTAAATCAATTCAAATGGTTATTGCTTCCTATTGCTCTCTTTCAATTGTGGGGAGCGATGCAATTGATGCCTTTGCCGGAACCGGCTTTGGCCTCGTTATCACCAATGGCCGCTAAAACGTATTCTCAGCTTAATGAAATCACAAATGTGCAAGGAATCGGCCAAGTTAGTGTTGATCCGTTTAGTACCTACATAAGCCTAGTCAAAGGGCTGATTTACATGCTGTTTACACTGCTTTCAATCGTGCTGATAGATTCTAAAAAACGTATTCAGTGTGTACTTAGTGCCTTGCTGTTTAGTGGTTGTTTACAAGCGGTTTATGGTGCGATGGTGTTGTTGTTTGGGTTTGAATTTTCACCCATTTTTGGTATTCGCCTGCCCGATGTTGCAACGGGGTCGTTCATTTATAAAAACCACTTAGCCAATTACATGATGATGTGTTTGTGTTTGGGGGCAGGTTTGTTGGTATCTCAACTGCATGTAACGCCATCTGGCTCTTGGCATACAAGGATTCAACGTTGGGTCTTAGGGCTCATTTCTAACAAGATGATCGTACGTTGTGGCTTGATCATGATGGTGATTGCTTTGGTAATGACGCGCTCGCGCATGGGAAATACGGCGTTCTTCGCTGCTACCTTAATTGGTGGCTTCACAGCGCTCATATTTTATAACAAAAAGCCACGTGCATTAGTCGCGTTGGTGATCAGTTTAGTATTGATAGATACGGTGGTTGTCGGCTCTCTGTTTGGCTTAGCTAAAGTGAAAGACCGACTTGAACAAACAGCGCTCACCAAAGAAACACGTGATGAAGTTGTAGAATGGGGTTCGTTGATGGTTGAGCAAGCACCTATCACCGGTTACGGCTTAGGCAGCTTTCAATCGACATTTCCTAAATTTAGCTTGGCGAATATTGGCTATTACGATCATGCCCATAATGAGTATCTACAATTTGCGGTTGAAGCTGGTATACCGATGACTCTAATGCTCGGTTGCATGTGTATTGTTGCTTTGATTAAGGCAGTTCAAACCATGCGTAAGCGGCGCAGCAAAACCATGAAAGGCACCGCATTAGGTTGCTATATGGCGATTGTAGGTATGTTGATTCATATCTCTGTCGACTTCAATTTACAGCCATCGGCTAATGCGATGACATTTTTAATGGTGTTGATTTTAGTTGGAGTCACTTCGGTTTTGCCTTCGAATCCGTGCCTCACATCTAGTCATGGTCTAGTTCCGAGTCATTCATACAGTCAGCAAAAGGCGAGTGATGTTTAA
- a CDS encoding porin produces the protein MKKTILALATSAVLSPAYAYEIINNETAYLDVYGEVKARAFFYDHQSNDYTFGESKVGVDARYAVTDTTSVMSLVEAEINFDADENKDEDDLYLSKYYAGMKNEVLGTLTFGKHSTSSDDLNVADYSEAFGGLANLNAVSQHDLGLKYNYATELFELSVTYGPEAGDFDRDILEAYGQYFLADLTLTAGVGSSTTNVTQNSQDQFYTMLGGELNMGDYKLGATYYNTDIEDRSNSQRDVTKNAFAIAGQLEMVEKLFGYTGYEFISQDSNTRTLDGNVNNFYIGTRYEIVEWASVYAEVNLVDDATKVVDQQATNYALGATLFW, from the coding sequence ATGAAGAAAACTATTCTCGCTTTAGCGACGTCGGCAGTGCTATCTCCTGCATACGCTTACGAAATTATTAATAACGAAACGGCTTACCTAGACGTGTATGGCGAAGTGAAAGCGCGTGCGTTTTTCTACGATCACCAGAGCAACGATTACACATTTGGCGAATCTAAAGTGGGCGTTGACGCGCGTTATGCAGTAACTGACACAACTAGCGTCATGTCTCTAGTAGAAGCTGAAATTAACTTCGATGCTGACGAAAACAAAGACGAAGACGATCTTTACCTCTCTAAATACTACGCAGGTATGAAGAATGAAGTGTTAGGCACTCTGACTTTTGGTAAGCACTCGACTTCTTCTGATGATCTTAACGTGGCAGATTACTCTGAAGCGTTTGGTGGTTTGGCTAACCTAAACGCGGTAAGCCAACACGACCTCGGCCTTAAGTACAACTACGCAACCGAATTGTTTGAATTGAGTGTTACTTACGGTCCAGAAGCGGGTGACTTTGATCGTGATATTTTAGAGGCCTACGGCCAGTACTTCCTCGCTGATCTAACACTGACTGCAGGTGTTGGCTCATCGACAACTAATGTTACTCAAAACAGTCAAGATCAGTTTTACACGATGTTGGGTGGTGAGCTAAACATGGGTGACTACAAGTTAGGTGCGACATACTACAACACTGACATTGAAGATCGCTCAAATAGCCAACGTGACGTAACGAAAAATGCGTTCGCAATTGCAGGCCAACTTGAGATGGTGGAAAAACTGTTTGGTTATACAGGCTACGAGTTTATCTCTCAAGACTCAAACACTCGCACTCTTGATGGCAACGTGAACAACTTTTACATTGGTACACGCTACGAAATCGTCGAGTGGGCGAGTGTATACGCTGAAGTTAACTTAGTTGATGACGCCACTAAGGTTGTTGATCAACAAGCAACAAACTACGCATTAGGTGCGACATTATTCTGGTAA
- a CDS encoding low molecular weight protein-tyrosine-phosphatase, with translation MFNRILVVCMGNICRSPLGEAALRALLPNKAIASAGIATEPSGLVEHGADPMMKMVSETQGFDLSGHRAQQLNQNLCDKHDLILVMEPAHIDLVATIAPNARHKTLLLGQWSDGTIADPYQKDKQAFDVALQQILKASRQWAQKVG, from the coding sequence ATGTTTAATCGTATTTTAGTGGTGTGCATGGGGAATATTTGTCGTTCTCCACTTGGTGAAGCAGCGTTGCGAGCATTGTTACCGAATAAAGCAATCGCATCGGCAGGTATTGCTACTGAGCCAAGTGGGTTAGTAGAACATGGGGCTGACCCGATGATGAAAATGGTATCGGAAACTCAGGGGTTCGATCTTAGTGGACATCGAGCCCAACAATTAAACCAAAACTTGTGTGATAAACATGATCTTATTTTGGTGATGGAACCAGCCCACATTGATTTGGTTGCCACAATAGCCCCGAACGCGCGCCATAAAACTCTACTGTTGGGGCAGTGGAGTGATGGCACCATTGCCGATCCATACCAAAAAGACAAACAAGCCTTTGATGTCGCTTTGCAGCAAATACTCAAAGCAAGTCGTCAGTGGGCACAAAAGGTCGGTTAA
- a CDS encoding GIY-YIG nuclease family protein, whose translation MKQPAIYILTNSSNSVLYIGVTGNLAQRVWLHRTGDIEGFTKKYNVHKLVYFEILDDFKSAIKREKQLKKWNRSWKDELISEANPNWNDLYDEIV comes from the coding sequence ATGAAACAACCTGCGATCTACATACTAACTAACAGCTCCAATTCAGTTTTATACATAGGTGTCACAGGAAACCTTGCACAACGGGTTTGGTTACATAGGACAGGAGACATTGAAGGCTTCACTAAAAAATACAACGTACACAAGCTAGTCTATTTTGAAATTTTGGATGACTTCAAATCAGCGATTAAGAGAGAAAAGCAGTTAAAGAAATGGAATCGTTCATGGAAGGACGAACTGATTAGTGAAGCCAATCCTAATTGGAACGACCTCTATGACGAAATAGTATGA
- a CDS encoding DUF2846 domain-containing protein: MKYIWTPVLGLILSGCGTIPQADPEAVSNFVPHELDEGDDMGVYLIRPNQIAGSGRDYWVASDNQVIGDLENGSYVFLSLNSKENLSMNTVVSMAGQNYIGLPPTNGKSEYYFYTVDFTSWIPNKVTPGVGKTLASGMERHPLDYKVRPNDGFDNLAMNPSMVQTYMVQRSEMEKGRIRTSPDQDHGVVYFFRPSSTEKAMSLPASVWLKDEHLGALEAKQYFAVKMPVGKHTLYRRDGKYHSLTIDVQADKYHYVELDQSFSFTGYNHGLTFVGSEKSITNDKVNGWMESLTEYAPIPKEEWSDRQSSHVERGLLYLQQNMPLFSEKN; the protein is encoded by the coding sequence ATGAAGTATATTTGGACACCTGTCTTAGGCTTAATACTGTCAGGCTGTGGAACAATTCCTCAGGCCGATCCAGAGGCCGTATCAAATTTTGTCCCACATGAATTGGACGAGGGCGATGATATGGGTGTTTATCTGATTCGCCCAAATCAAATTGCTGGTAGTGGGAGAGACTACTGGGTTGCGTCTGACAACCAAGTGATTGGGGATTTGGAAAATGGATCTTATGTATTTCTGTCTTTGAACTCGAAAGAGAACCTTTCCATGAATACGGTCGTTAGCATGGCAGGGCAAAACTATATAGGCTTACCGCCCACAAACGGTAAAAGTGAGTATTATTTCTATACGGTAGATTTTACAAGCTGGATTCCAAATAAAGTGACTCCTGGTGTGGGAAAAACTCTTGCCAGTGGTATGGAAAGACATCCTCTTGATTATAAAGTACGGCCAAATGACGGTTTTGATAATCTAGCTATGAACCCAAGTATGGTTCAAACCTATATGGTGCAGCGAAGCGAAATGGAGAAGGGGCGCATAAGGACTTCTCCGGACCAAGACCATGGGGTTGTTTACTTCTTTCGTCCGTCGAGTACAGAAAAAGCAATGTCTCTACCTGCTTCAGTTTGGTTGAAAGATGAACATCTTGGTGCGTTGGAAGCAAAACAGTACTTTGCTGTGAAAATGCCTGTGGGTAAACACACTTTGTACCGAAGGGATGGCAAGTACCATTCTTTAACTATCGATGTTCAAGCGGACAAATATCATTATGTTGAACTTGATCAGTCATTCAGTTTTACAGGGTATAACCATGGCTTGACGTTTGTAGGCTCTGAAAAGTCTATAACAAACGATAAGGTGAACGGGTGGATGGAATCATTGACCGAATATGCCCCAATTCCTAAAGAAGAGTGGTCAGATCGCCAATCGTCCCATGTGGAAAGAGGACTACTTTATTTGCAACAAAATATGCCTTTGTTTTCAGAAAAGAACTAA
- the galU gene encoding UTP--glucose-1-phosphate uridylyltransferase GalU: MIKHCLFPAAGYGTRFLPATKSMPKEMMPIVNKPLIEYGVDEAIQAGMQSMAIVTGRGKNSLMDHFDKNYELEHQIDGTSKEGLLDDIRELIDAANFTYIRQREMKGLGHAILTGKELIGDNPFAVLLADDLCVNPEQGVLEQMIGLFKQFRCTIVAVEEVPVNETHKYGVIAGEHLSDDLIRVTDMVEKPEPGTAPSNLAIIGRYILTPDIFEHIENTEPGKGGEIQITDAILKQAEQGCVIAYKFKGKRFDCGSVEGYIDATNYCYQNLFLGK; this comes from the coding sequence ATGATTAAACACTGTTTGTTTCCCGCTGCTGGTTACGGTACACGCTTTTTGCCAGCAACAAAGTCTATGCCTAAAGAAATGATGCCAATCGTGAATAAACCACTGATTGAGTATGGTGTGGATGAAGCGATTCAAGCAGGGATGCAGAGCATGGCCATTGTGACTGGCCGTGGCAAAAACTCGTTGATGGATCACTTCGATAAGAACTACGAACTAGAACACCAAATCGACGGCACGAGCAAAGAAGGTTTACTCGATGATATTCGTGAGCTAATCGACGCCGCGAACTTTACTTACATTCGCCAACGCGAAATGAAAGGTTTAGGGCACGCAATTCTAACCGGTAAAGAGCTGATTGGTGACAACCCATTCGCTGTTTTGCTGGCTGATGACTTGTGTGTGAACCCAGAACAGGGCGTGCTTGAGCAGATGATTGGTCTGTTTAAACAGTTCCGTTGCACGATTGTCGCAGTAGAAGAAGTACCAGTTAATGAAACCCATAAATACGGGGTAATCGCGGGTGAGCATTTAAGCGACGATTTGATCCGAGTCACCGATATGGTTGAAAAGCCAGAGCCGGGCACTGCGCCAAGTAACCTGGCGATTATAGGCCGATACATTCTAACGCCTGATATTTTTGAACACATTGAAAATACAGAGCCAGGTAAGGGCGGCGAAATCCAAATTACCGATGCAATTCTAAAGCAGGCTGAACAGGGTTGTGTTATTGCCTATAAATTCAAAGGCAAGCGCTTTGATTGCGGCAGTGTTGAAGGTTATATCGACGCAACCAACTACTGCTATCAAAACTTGTTTTTGGGTAAATAG
- a CDS encoding VanZ family protein: MKSNSCHVTTALAKHQRVWLFFTVLIAGGLASLAKTFDLLSGFIVRIEGQVGGDIVLHLLVATLLGTSACWAGRESKLLSCATEKPWIFSKKQLGLIGLSAVLISLDESMQYFAPTRTFSIHDWLANMFGLFNGVLIYLFVCICRSHYSRG; this comes from the coding sequence GTGAAATCAAATTCTTGTCACGTGACTACTGCTTTAGCCAAACACCAACGTGTTTGGCTGTTTTTCACCGTACTTATTGCTGGTGGCTTGGCTTCGTTGGCAAAAACGTTTGATCTGCTTTCGGGCTTCATCGTGAGAATAGAAGGACAAGTCGGAGGCGATATTGTCTTGCACCTTTTGGTTGCTACCTTACTTGGCACCAGTGCATGTTGGGCTGGGCGAGAGTCAAAGTTATTGAGTTGTGCTACTGAAAAACCGTGGATATTCAGCAAAAAGCAGCTTGGACTGATTGGCTTGAGCGCTGTTTTGATAAGCCTTGATGAATCAATGCAGTACTTTGCGCCGACGCGAACATTTTCTATCCATGATTGGCTTGCCAACATGTTTGGGTTGTTTAATGGCGTTTTAATTTATCTGTTTGTTTGCATTTGCCGTTCACACTATTCGCGAGGCTAG
- a CDS encoding LapD/MoxY N-terminal periplasmic domain-containing protein — protein sequence MTLYRMLLTGLSTTLLLLTLLLTFINFASSKRHLIEQQEIELNNTAHSLSFALKPVINQKSRSHIESVVNSMFDANFYDSLGISFTDNRPQINFKWESQSHFVPSWFMQLFTIPEIQKSVEITSGWQHQATLIIKTSPLFTYIKLWNTTVAFVLIGGLFNLLAIAIFALYLKKVLVPLKELTSHLNANPTTRTYQPTINTRVSEMTALIRAYNLMARQNYTLIDSLESKTAYLHRTAYIDTVTGLYNRQYLLDILEGYLSLDIHEGSLMVFQIRQLSELKKQRRFSELNEHAEQVADLFNNSTSETFILARLNDTEFALLQRGAHIQSVPQTFDLLNQHIDQFYKQSSYSNGLRSHVAVLLKLKYFSNTNYLLTALEQKIQIQKNAVSSIH from the coding sequence ATGACACTGTATCGTATGCTTTTAACGGGGCTTTCTACAACTTTATTGCTATTAACCTTATTGCTCACCTTCATCAATTTCGCATCATCTAAACGTCACCTGATCGAACAACAGGAAATTGAGCTAAACAACACCGCGCACTCACTCAGCTTTGCTCTAAAACCTGTGATTAATCAAAAATCCCGTTCGCATATTGAAAGTGTCGTGAACTCAATGTTCGACGCCAACTTTTATGATTCTTTAGGGATCTCTTTTACCGATAATCGGCCTCAAATCAATTTCAAGTGGGAATCACAAAGTCACTTTGTGCCAAGTTGGTTTATGCAATTATTTACCATTCCAGAGATTCAAAAATCCGTTGAAATCACATCAGGTTGGCAGCATCAAGCAACATTAATAATCAAAACATCCCCACTATTTACCTACATAAAATTGTGGAATACGACCGTTGCTTTTGTTTTGATAGGCGGCCTCTTTAATCTTTTAGCGATCGCTATCTTTGCTTTGTATCTGAAGAAAGTACTGGTACCGCTAAAAGAGCTAACATCTCACTTGAATGCCAACCCTACAACACGCACATACCAACCGACCATAAATACTCGCGTGAGTGAAATGACCGCATTGATTCGCGCATATAATCTAATGGCAAGACAAAACTACACACTCATTGATAGCTTAGAATCGAAAACAGCCTACTTGCATCGTACCGCTTACATAGACACTGTGACCGGTCTCTACAACAGACAATACCTGCTAGATATTCTTGAAGGATACTTGAGCTTGGATATTCACGAAGGTTCTCTAATGGTTTTTCAAATTCGTCAGCTATCAGAGCTAAAAAAGCAACGCCGTTTTTCGGAACTTAACGAACACGCAGAACAAGTTGCGGATCTTTTCAATAACTCAACTAGCGAGACTTTCATCTTGGCGCGCTTAAATGATACTGAGTTTGCATTGCTCCAAAGAGGTGCGCATATTCAATCCGTACCGCAAACATTCGATTTATTGAATCAGCACATTGACCAATTTTATAAACAGTCAAGCTATTCAAATGGACTGAGAAGTCACGTAGCTGTTCTACTTAAACTCAAATATTTTTCAAACACTAACTACCTACTCACAGCGCTTGAACAGAAAATTCAAATACAAAAAAACGCTGTGTCATCTATACATTAA
- the cysC gene encoding adenylyl-sulfate kinase codes for MTSPYQEKTDVTEKSSDVVWHNATVTHQQRAELKQQKPVVLWFTGLSGSGKSTVANAAESQLLTLGKHSYLLDGDNVRHGLNQDLGFSDTDRVENIRRIGEVAKLFVDSGSIVLTAFISPFISDRQQVRDLLGEQQFLEVFIDTPLEVCESRDPKGLYKKARKGEIKHFTGIDSEYQAPVQPDIHVKTAGKSIEECGEQVVNALRERGYI; via the coding sequence ATGACAAGTCCATATCAAGAAAAAACAGATGTAACAGAAAAATCGAGCGATGTGGTTTGGCACAATGCGACTGTTACTCATCAACAGCGAGCGGAACTGAAACAACAAAAACCTGTTGTGCTGTGGTTTACTGGCCTAAGTGGCTCTGGTAAATCGACGGTTGCTAATGCAGCAGAAAGCCAGTTATTAACTTTGGGTAAACACAGCTACTTGTTAGACGGCGATAACGTCCGTCATGGTTTGAACCAAGATCTAGGCTTTAGTGATACCGACAGAGTAGAGAACATTCGACGCATTGGTGAAGTGGCTAAACTGTTTGTTGATTCAGGAAGTATTGTGTTGACGGCGTTTATCTCACCGTTCATTTCAGACCGCCAGCAAGTGCGAGACCTTTTAGGGGAGCAGCAGTTTTTGGAGGTGTTCATTGATACACCGTTAGAGGTGTGTGAGTCGCGTGATCCTAAAGGCTTGTATAAGAAAGCACGTAAAGGCGAAATCAAACACTTCACGGGTATTGATTCAGAATACCAGGCACCAGTGCAACCAGATATTCACGTAAAAACGGCAGGTAAGAGCATTGAAGAGTGCGGTGAGCAAGTTGTAAATGCGCTGCGTGAGCGTGGTTATATTTAA